In Archangium violaceum, the following are encoded in one genomic region:
- a CDS encoding TIGR02265 family protein — protein sequence MREVAETGSQQELEQRLALAGPGDTLHGFFFNGALKVVRGLGDAVVLSQCIQAAGGDRFRAFFSYPVSSLNRLLYAAAWALDEKHGGFDAAMRHLGTQVVSDYLESSAGRVLVKLAGRGPKQLLHSLPSVYRTSVQHGGCSVRWSGSNACALVLEGNTLPMEYVEGATRGLFDSLRMANVKVSGKRVSLSHSEMELSW from the coding sequence GTGCGAGAAGTGGCGGAGACGGGCTCACAGCAGGAGTTGGAGCAACGGCTGGCCCTGGCCGGGCCCGGGGACACCCTGCACGGTTTCTTCTTCAACGGCGCGTTGAAGGTGGTGCGAGGCCTGGGGGACGCGGTGGTGTTGAGCCAGTGCATCCAGGCCGCTGGAGGCGACAGGTTCAGGGCCTTCTTCTCCTACCCCGTCAGCTCGTTGAATCGGTTGCTCTACGCCGCGGCATGGGCCCTGGACGAGAAGCACGGAGGCTTCGACGCGGCGATGCGGCACCTGGGCACCCAGGTGGTGTCGGACTACCTGGAGTCCTCGGCGGGGCGGGTGTTGGTGAAGCTGGCCGGACGCGGGCCGAAGCAGCTGCTCCACAGTCTCCCCTCGGTCTACCGGACGTCGGTGCAGCACGGCGGGTGCTCGGTGCGGTGGAGCGGCTCGAACGCGTGCGCCCTCGTGCTCGAGGGCAACACCCTCCCCATGGAGTACGTCGAGGGCGCGACGCGGGGCCTCTTCGACTCCCTGCGGATGGCGAACGTGAAGGTGTCCGGGAAGCGGGTGAGCCTGAGCCACTCGGAGATGGAGCTCTCCTGGTAG
- a CDS encoding MJ1255/VC2487 family glycosyltransferase encodes MRILYGVVGEGMGHATRSRVLLEELIKEHEVHIVVSGRAKEYLAKRFENVHGIWGFTLAYEGNSVKKWQTVLQNVSGAVKGWPHNIRQYFELVEDFKPDVVVSDFESFSYLFARNHRLPVVSVDNMQIINRCKHDPALLSGWEDAFEGTRAIVKSKLPGCFHYLVTTFFYPPVRKERTTLLPSILRPEILSAKSEPGEHLLVYQTSTTNTALPEILKKSGIPCRVYGLRRDITEDLQDGNLTYRPFSEKGFIDDLRTSRAVVAGGGYTLMSEAVYLHKPMLSLPVGGQFEQVLNALYLEKLGYGMYAPELTLDGLREFLQRVPRCQEALKGYQQDGNVKMIEALREQLSRAAEYKGRWWEEVEQGDPSKA; translated from the coding sequence ATGCGAATCCTCTACGGAGTCGTCGGCGAAGGCATGGGGCACGCCACCCGCTCCCGCGTGCTGCTCGAGGAGCTCATCAAGGAGCACGAGGTTCACATCGTGGTCTCCGGGCGCGCCAAGGAGTACCTGGCCAAGCGCTTCGAGAACGTGCACGGCATCTGGGGCTTCACCCTGGCCTACGAGGGCAACTCGGTGAAGAAGTGGCAGACGGTGCTCCAGAACGTCTCCGGGGCCGTCAAGGGCTGGCCGCACAACATCCGCCAGTACTTCGAGCTCGTGGAGGACTTCAAGCCGGACGTCGTGGTGAGCGACTTCGAGAGCTTCAGCTACCTCTTCGCCCGCAACCACCGCCTGCCCGTCGTCAGCGTGGACAACATGCAGATCATCAACCGCTGCAAGCATGATCCCGCGCTGCTCTCCGGCTGGGAGGACGCCTTCGAGGGCACGCGCGCCATCGTGAAGTCCAAGCTGCCCGGGTGCTTCCACTACCTCGTCACCACCTTCTTCTACCCGCCCGTCCGCAAGGAGCGCACCACGCTCCTGCCCTCCATCCTCCGGCCGGAGATCCTCTCCGCGAAGTCCGAGCCCGGCGAGCACCTGCTCGTCTACCAGACCTCCACCACCAACACCGCCCTGCCGGAGATCCTCAAGAAGAGCGGCATCCCCTGCCGTGTCTACGGCCTGCGCCGCGATATCACCGAGGACCTCCAGGACGGCAACCTCACCTACCGCCCCTTCAGCGAGAAGGGCTTCATCGACGACCTGCGCACCTCCCGCGCCGTCGTCGCCGGTGGCGGCTACACGCTCATGAGCGAGGCCGTCTACCTCCACAAGCCCATGCTCTCCCTGCCCGTCGGCGGCCAGTTCGAACAGGTCCTCAACGCCCTCTACCTGGAGAAGCTGGGCTACGGCATGTACGCGCCCGAGCTCACCCTCGACGGGCTCCGCGAGTTCCTCCAGCGCGTCCCCCGGTGTCAGGAAGCGCTGAAGGGTTACCAGCAGGACGGTAACGTGAAGATGATCGAGGCCCTGCGCGAGCAGCTCTCCCGCGCCGCCGAGTACAAGGGCCGCTGGTGGGAGGAGGTCGAGCAGGGCGACCCCTCCAAGGCGTGA
- a CDS encoding SDR family NAD(P)-dependent oxidoreductase, whose product MAGRNKKEASRLSLGALTAAGVGAVMGLRALLREKVSFEGRTVLLTGGSRGLGLVLARQFLKEGARVILSAREEVELTRARDELEKDGAGEVLAIPCDVSDRVQVEAMVAQVHERFGAVDVLVNNAGTIQVGPLESMTEEDFDEAMDVHFWAPLYTTLAVLPEMKRRGWGRIVNISSIGGKVSIPHLLPYSASKFALVGLSDGLRAELAQDGILVTTVCPGLMRTGSPPNAFFKGNHEAEYAWFVLGDSLPGMSMNAERAARKIVEACRRGDAEALIGMPAKVAALARTLAPGLTAAFLAHVNRMMPQDSSTDRHRGRDSETPLTRSWVTQLTRRAAQKNNEELLH is encoded by the coding sequence ATGGCAGGCCGGAACAAGAAGGAGGCCTCCCGACTGTCGCTGGGAGCCCTGACCGCCGCGGGAGTGGGAGCGGTGATGGGGCTCCGGGCGCTGCTGCGGGAGAAGGTGAGCTTCGAGGGCCGAACGGTGCTGTTGACGGGCGGCTCGAGGGGATTGGGCCTGGTGCTGGCCCGCCAGTTCCTGAAGGAGGGAGCGCGAGTCATCCTCAGCGCGCGGGAGGAGGTGGAGCTGACGCGGGCGCGCGACGAGCTGGAGAAGGACGGGGCGGGCGAGGTGCTGGCGATCCCCTGCGACGTGAGTGACCGGGTGCAGGTGGAGGCGATGGTGGCGCAGGTGCACGAGCGCTTCGGGGCGGTGGACGTGCTGGTGAACAACGCCGGCACCATCCAGGTAGGCCCGCTGGAGTCGATGACGGAGGAGGACTTCGACGAGGCGATGGACGTGCACTTCTGGGCGCCGCTCTACACGACGCTGGCGGTGCTGCCGGAGATGAAGCGGCGGGGCTGGGGGCGGATCGTGAACATCTCGTCGATTGGCGGGAAGGTGAGCATCCCGCACCTGCTGCCCTACAGCGCGAGCAAGTTCGCCCTGGTGGGCCTGTCGGACGGGCTGAGGGCGGAGCTGGCGCAGGACGGCATCCTGGTGACGACGGTGTGCCCGGGGCTGATGAGGACGGGAAGCCCGCCCAACGCGTTCTTCAAGGGCAACCACGAGGCGGAGTACGCGTGGTTCGTGCTGGGAGACTCACTGCCGGGGATGTCGATGAACGCGGAGCGTGCGGCGAGGAAGATCGTCGAGGCGTGCCGGCGAGGGGACGCGGAAGCACTGATCGGCATGCCGGCGAAGGTAGCGGCGCTGGCACGGACACTGGCACCGGGCCTGACGGCGGCGTTCCTGGCGCACGTGAACCGGATGATGCCGCAAGACAGCAGCACGGACAGGCACCGGGGCCGGGACAGCGAAACACCCCTCACCCGCTCCTGGGTGACGCAGCTGACGAGGCGAGCCGCGCAGAAGAACAACGAGGAGCTGCTGCACTAA
- a CDS encoding protein kinase domain-containing protein produces the protein MSALTTGDVIGGKWRIIRLALGDEPGSEFRVEPTGGGAARRLTLWRALRAPAPIELERFAQAVRTGDRLGMPTFPPVEDVGFDTAREALWLVREWRNGESLPSALGGLHPVGLDLPILQSLAEQLAGALAAAHAAGVVHGRLRPSRLFVAPSPRGMRLSLLDLGLESFRRESGHDWLKPPQMGADYVAPESGHPSALPASADVFSFGLIVRDMLATRRDGAWKGRWEPWVERATEAAPGSRFGCVIEALRALRPVLKSLPDLPPPPPPNYERELDK, from the coding sequence ATGAGCGCGCTGACGACAGGTGACGTCATCGGAGGGAAGTGGCGCATCATCCGTCTGGCCCTTGGCGACGAGCCCGGCTCGGAGTTCCGGGTCGAGCCAACCGGCGGAGGGGCAGCCCGGCGGCTCACCCTGTGGCGTGCGCTGAGGGCTCCAGCGCCCATCGAGCTGGAGCGCTTCGCTCAGGCCGTGCGGACGGGCGACCGGTTGGGGATGCCCACCTTCCCGCCGGTGGAGGACGTCGGGTTCGACACGGCCCGCGAGGCGCTCTGGCTGGTGCGCGAGTGGCGGAACGGGGAGTCGCTGCCCTCGGCACTGGGAGGGCTCCACCCGGTGGGGCTCGACCTCCCCATCCTCCAATCCCTGGCGGAGCAGCTGGCGGGAGCCCTCGCCGCCGCCCATGCCGCGGGCGTCGTCCATGGACGGTTGCGGCCTTCACGGCTGTTCGTCGCCCCCTCGCCCCGAGGCATGCGGCTGTCCCTGCTCGACCTGGGACTGGAGTCCTTCCGGAGGGAGAGCGGACACGACTGGTTGAAGCCGCCCCAGATGGGAGCGGACTACGTGGCCCCCGAGTCGGGGCACCCCAGTGCCCTGCCAGCCTCCGCCGACGTCTTCTCCTTCGGCCTCATCGTGAGGGACATGCTGGCCACCCGGCGGGACGGAGCGTGGAAGGGACGCTGGGAGCCCTGGGTGGAGCGAGCCACGGAGGCGGCTCCCGGCAGCCGGTTCGGCTGCGTCATCGAGGCGCTGCGAGCGTTGCGGCCCGTGCTGAAGTCCTTGCCGGATCTCCCACCTCCACCGCCACCCAACTACGAGCGCGAGCTCGACAAATAG
- a CDS encoding choice-of-anchor X domain-containing protein, with amino-acid sequence MLLSVGLIRPGAVETSAPGQEPLPSAPEPAGPPPRGSARPASPAPVAQTSLSPEEAEREAQRQLWEKRLERARFTLESYRQATRYPHESRPIQEHPDQIYPASPERKQPLGKEQRDISLKLKQEKVFVVGDEVVRFFVGCENAHTGDPLPCEVHSALAHEAPHMVAAEKVSSVPLDFNDSGRNGDEVAGDGTWTGSFQPARQGFAMFEGTLRVEFRVRGGNGAEGGAFFDIQFTPAPPATFTGKVREVVENGSLQLYVGLQVRKPGRYVMAGRVDDEAGIPFAYVSFNEELEAGAREVKLTVFGKLIRDAAPAFPLKLRDVEGFLLREQGDPDRSLVKALAGYVHATQEYTPDRFSPDEWTSEERQRYLDEYSKDVNEAQEQVDELGGGKGPVRAP; translated from the coding sequence GTGCTGCTATCCGTGGGGCTCATCCGGCCGGGGGCGGTGGAGACATCCGCGCCCGGTCAGGAGCCGCTCCCGTCGGCTCCCGAGCCGGCCGGGCCGCCCCCTCGCGGGTCCGCGCGGCCCGCTTCACCGGCCCCCGTGGCCCAGACGTCCCTCTCGCCCGAGGAGGCCGAGCGCGAGGCCCAGCGGCAGCTCTGGGAGAAGCGGCTGGAGCGGGCGCGCTTCACGCTCGAGTCCTATCGCCAGGCCACGCGCTATCCGCACGAGTCGCGGCCCATCCAGGAGCACCCGGATCAGATCTACCCAGCCTCGCCCGAGCGCAAGCAGCCCCTGGGCAAGGAGCAGCGGGACATCTCGCTGAAGCTCAAGCAGGAGAAGGTCTTCGTCGTGGGCGACGAGGTGGTGCGCTTCTTCGTGGGTTGCGAGAACGCTCACACCGGCGATCCCCTGCCGTGCGAGGTGCACTCGGCCCTCGCCCACGAGGCGCCGCACATGGTGGCGGCCGAGAAGGTCAGCTCGGTGCCGCTGGACTTCAACGACTCCGGGCGCAACGGCGACGAGGTGGCCGGCGATGGCACGTGGACGGGGAGCTTCCAGCCGGCCCGCCAGGGCTTCGCCATGTTCGAGGGCACGCTGCGCGTCGAGTTCCGCGTGCGCGGCGGCAACGGTGCCGAGGGCGGTGCCTTCTTCGACATCCAGTTCACCCCGGCGCCTCCCGCCACCTTCACCGGCAAGGTGCGCGAGGTGGTGGAGAACGGTTCCCTGCAGCTCTATGTCGGCCTCCAGGTCCGCAAGCCGGGCCGCTACGTGATGGCGGGGCGGGTGGATGACGAGGCGGGCATTCCCTTCGCTTATGTGTCCTTCAACGAGGAGTTGGAGGCCGGGGCGCGCGAGGTGAAGCTCACCGTCTTCGGCAAGCTCATCCGCGATGCCGCTCCCGCCTTCCCCCTCAAGCTGCGGGACGTGGAGGGCTTCCTCCTGCGGGAGCAGGGAGATCCGGATCGCTCGCTGGTGAAGGCGCTCGCCGGCTACGTGCACGCCACCCAGGAGTACACCCCGGACAGATTCTCTCCGGACGAGTGGACGAGCGAGGAGCGCCAGCGCTACCTGGACGAGTACTCCAAGGACGTGAACGAGGCCCAGGAGCAGGTGGACGAGCTGGGCGGAGGGAAGGGTCCCGTTCGGGCTCCCTGA
- a CDS encoding PAS domain-containing sensor histidine kinase, whose protein sequence is MLDPQSIHGVLVLSLDPTGQILSWNRACEEATGWTLDEVRGRRLADLGPGGLAPAGAHPGCEGVAPPAPRRFEGPLPTREGTVRWVDWATTPRITTEGHVEETLAIGLDISGRKQEEELRILFEEASDGITLADPEGRYLAVNPKLCEMLGRTREELLSMTVADLVVPEEVARLSEVREKLLAGKVDVGEWKIRRGDGSLATIEVSTRMLSDKRWLAFVREVSERKRAQEERERLLGELEAKRRWLQAVLDTVPLGVILFEPGGRISFNARTEELFGLKLSPEGGSVQYRSRVFFPDGTPVPPDQLASSRVLRTGETLVGVEYLVEHTNGSRLPILGSAAPIRDTNGEIIGGVGVFQDMSERMRTEEVIRANERLLNGIFELLPVGVWIADQTGRIVRTNPAGQLIWAGARYVGVSEFGEYKAWWADTGKPIAPEEWALARALTKGETSLGELIRIQCFDGTYKTVINSALPLYDEHRKFTGAIVVNEDVTDLLEVEAALRHAVRARDEMLGVVSHDLRSPLQAIDLAAKQLSNRVRKEGGGEWIHGIVERILRSSRTMRTLIEDLLDIVSIEEGRLSVQLSTVEPSALVHEAVESQQLQAEDKQLLLVAEVGPGLPPVSADHDRILQVLSNLVGNALKFTPAGGHVSVRAVARGDEVLFSVTNTGAGISEEQRRHIFDRFWQADPADRRGRGIGLAIAKGLVEAHGGRLWVESEVGRWATFSFTVPVMPPKTTE, encoded by the coding sequence ATGCTCGATCCTCAGTCAATCCATGGCGTACTCGTTTTGAGCCTGGACCCCACGGGACAGATCCTCTCCTGGAACCGAGCCTGCGAGGAGGCCACGGGTTGGACACTCGACGAGGTTCGTGGACGGAGACTCGCGGACCTCGGGCCAGGAGGCCTGGCTCCAGCGGGAGCCCATCCAGGATGCGAGGGCGTCGCCCCGCCTGCTCCTCGCCGGTTCGAGGGTCCACTCCCGACGCGCGAGGGGACGGTGCGCTGGGTCGACTGGGCCACGACGCCGCGCATCACCACGGAGGGCCATGTCGAGGAGACCCTCGCCATCGGACTCGACATCAGCGGCCGGAAGCAGGAGGAAGAGCTGCGGATCCTCTTCGAGGAAGCGTCCGACGGCATCACGCTCGCGGACCCGGAGGGACGCTACCTCGCGGTCAACCCGAAGCTCTGCGAGATGCTCGGCCGGACACGCGAGGAGCTGCTTTCGATGACCGTCGCGGATCTCGTCGTGCCGGAGGAGGTGGCGCGCTTGTCCGAGGTCCGGGAGAAGCTCCTCGCCGGGAAGGTCGACGTCGGTGAGTGGAAGATCAGACGCGGGGACGGCAGCCTGGCCACCATCGAAGTGAGCACCCGGATGCTGTCCGACAAGCGGTGGCTCGCGTTCGTCCGGGAAGTGTCCGAGCGCAAGCGCGCCCAGGAAGAGCGTGAGCGCCTCCTCGGCGAGCTCGAAGCGAAGCGGCGCTGGCTCCAGGCGGTGCTCGACACCGTCCCGCTGGGGGTGATCCTCTTCGAGCCCGGTGGCCGGATCTCCTTCAACGCCCGGACCGAGGAGCTCTTCGGCCTGAAGCTCTCTCCCGAGGGGGGAAGCGTACAGTACCGCAGCCGCGTCTTCTTTCCCGACGGGACGCCCGTTCCGCCGGATCAGCTCGCCTCGAGCCGGGTCCTTCGGACGGGAGAGACGCTCGTCGGCGTCGAATACCTCGTCGAGCACACGAACGGCTCGCGGCTCCCCATCCTCGGAAGCGCCGCGCCCATTCGAGACACCAACGGAGAGATCATCGGAGGCGTGGGCGTATTCCAGGACATGAGCGAACGGATGCGGACCGAAGAGGTCATCCGAGCCAACGAACGTCTCTTGAACGGCATCTTCGAGCTGCTCCCCGTGGGCGTGTGGATCGCGGACCAGACGGGGCGCATCGTGCGCACGAACCCCGCCGGGCAGCTCATCTGGGCCGGCGCCCGCTACGTCGGAGTGTCCGAGTTCGGCGAGTACAAGGCCTGGTGGGCCGACACGGGCAAGCCGATCGCCCCGGAGGAGTGGGCGTTGGCGCGTGCACTGACGAAGGGCGAGACCTCCCTCGGCGAGCTGATCCGCATCCAGTGCTTCGACGGCACGTACAAGACGGTCATCAACTCGGCGCTGCCGCTGTACGACGAGCACCGGAAATTCACCGGGGCGATCGTCGTCAATGAGGACGTCACGGACTTGCTGGAGGTCGAGGCGGCGCTGCGCCACGCGGTACGGGCACGGGATGAGATGCTCGGCGTGGTCTCCCATGACCTGAGAAGCCCGCTGCAAGCCATTGATCTCGCCGCGAAGCAGCTCTCCAACCGGGTGAGGAAGGAGGGCGGCGGCGAGTGGATTCACGGCATCGTCGAGCGCATCCTGCGCTCCAGCCGCACCATGCGAACGCTCATCGAGGATCTGCTCGACATCGTGAGCATCGAGGAAGGACGGCTCTCCGTTCAGCTGAGCACGGTCGAGCCCTCGGCGCTCGTCCACGAGGCGGTCGAGTCACAGCAATTGCAAGCGGAAGACAAACAGCTCCTGCTGGTGGCAGAGGTGGGCCCTGGTCTGCCGCCGGTCTCCGCGGACCATGACCGCATCCTCCAGGTACTCTCCAACCTCGTCGGAAACGCGTTGAAGTTCACCCCTGCTGGCGGACATGTGTCGGTCCGGGCCGTCGCACGGGGTGACGAGGTGCTCTTCTCCGTCACGAACACCGGCGCGGGAATTTCCGAGGAACAACGGCGGCACATCTTCGATCGTTTCTGGCAGGCGGACCCCGCGGACCGGAGAGGACGGGGCATCGGGCTCGCCATCGCGAAGGGGCTCGTCGAGGCACACGGGGGCCGGCTCTGGGTCGAGAGCGAGGTTGGCCGGTGGGCGACCTTCTCCTTCACGGTCCCCGTCATGCCGCCGAAGACCACGGAGTAG
- a CDS encoding TlpA disulfide reductase family protein produces MHSLSRVISIPLQEEALPMSSLDVPLTLLDPEGGWINAPVHVHDLRGRPTLLYFWSELSKTNQEQLPKIKTLLDEFIPKGLQVVGVHVPMDGEDLGHALDTNDIEAIVKKMGFRHPVAVDDGSMERAYGVEDVPTFLVYDAFGILRLRVTGEDATNLELRRLLERLTGPEATTGAFAP; encoded by the coding sequence ATGCATAGCTTGAGTCGCGTCATCTCCATTCCGCTGCAGGAGGAGGCCCTGCCCATGTCCTCGCTCGACGTTCCCTTGACGCTGTTGGATCCCGAAGGCGGTTGGATCAATGCGCCCGTGCACGTGCACGACCTGCGTGGCCGGCCGACGCTGCTGTACTTCTGGTCCGAGCTCAGCAAGACGAACCAGGAGCAACTGCCGAAGATCAAGACGCTGCTGGACGAGTTCATCCCGAAGGGCCTGCAGGTGGTCGGCGTGCACGTGCCCATGGACGGAGAGGATCTGGGCCACGCGCTGGACACCAACGACATCGAAGCCATCGTGAAGAAGATGGGCTTCCGCCACCCGGTGGCGGTGGATGACGGCTCGATGGAGCGGGCGTACGGGGTGGAGGATGTGCCCACGTTCCTGGTGTACGACGCCTTCGGCATCCTGCGCTTGAGGGTGACGGGAGAGGACGCGACGAACCTCGAGCTGAGACGGCTGCTGGAGCGGCTCACCGGACCCGAGGCCACCACGGGTGCGTTCGCGCCCTGA
- a CDS encoding LysR family transcriptional regulator, producing the protein MQLESLKMFCDVVETGSFSRAAQLNHVTQSAVSQQIRALENRYEQKLLSRSARQVTPTPAGERLFRGCKEILARFAEVENEIREQSTEVAGTTTVSTIYSVGLHELRNVQKQLLKTHPKVNMRLNYRRNDQVYDDVILGAAEIGIVAYPQPRAGVDIHPFRDDKLAVVCSPNHPFATKAKVSLTALSGVPFIAFDREAPTRKALDRLFREKNLDLNPVMEIDNVETIKRAVEMGIGVAILPSSTVSAEVAQGTLASKPFAEGPVSRPIGLLIRKGKYLDRASAAVLEAFKLAEATGDEG; encoded by the coding sequence ATGCAGCTTGAATCCTTGAAGATGTTTTGTGACGTGGTGGAGACGGGCTCCTTCTCGCGGGCCGCGCAGCTCAACCACGTGACGCAGTCGGCGGTGAGCCAGCAGATCCGTGCGCTGGAGAACCGCTACGAGCAGAAGCTCTTGTCGCGCAGCGCGCGCCAGGTGACGCCGACGCCGGCGGGCGAGCGCCTGTTCCGGGGATGCAAGGAGATCCTCGCCCGCTTCGCCGAGGTGGAGAACGAGATCCGCGAGCAGTCCACGGAGGTGGCGGGCACCACGACGGTGTCGACCATCTACTCGGTGGGCCTGCACGAGCTGCGCAACGTGCAGAAGCAGCTCCTGAAGACGCACCCCAAGGTGAACATGCGCCTGAACTACCGGCGCAACGACCAGGTGTACGACGACGTCATCCTGGGAGCGGCGGAGATTGGCATCGTGGCCTACCCGCAGCCGCGCGCGGGCGTGGACATCCACCCCTTCCGCGACGACAAGCTGGCGGTGGTGTGCTCGCCCAACCACCCGTTCGCCACCAAGGCGAAGGTGAGCCTCACGGCGCTCTCGGGCGTGCCCTTCATCGCCTTCGACCGCGAGGCCCCCACGCGCAAGGCGCTGGACCGGCTCTTCCGCGAGAAGAACCTGGACCTCAACCCGGTGATGGAGATCGACAACGTCGAGACCATCAAGCGCGCGGTGGAGATGGGCATCGGCGTGGCCATCCTCCCCTCGTCCACGGTGTCGGCCGAGGTGGCGCAAGGCACGCTGGCGTCCAAGCCCTTCGCCGAGGGTCCGGTGTCCCGGCCCATCGGCCTGCTCATCCGCAAGGGCAAGTACCTGGACCGCGCCTCGGCCGCGGTGCTCGAGGCCTTCAAGCTGGCCGAGGCCACGGGCGACGAGGGTTAG
- a CDS encoding alpha/beta fold hydrolase, producing MRRVVELTELGRGMGPRVLMLPGLGARGAGFQALAERLAEVARPVLVEYPEGRLAARGAGALARQVLMAAGEADAVVASSFGGMVAGHLAAAGAVRGVAFLGSFTRPEHLGLRGNVIALMGPIAVLGRPGPFTAALAAWKRIPTARVPEVVPTTSLERMTTLHRAFAIRGEPPPPELRGLPVSCLCIQGDRDVLVPASTMERLAASLPPGTPRHLLRGAGHVPYFTHPEECARLLTPWLDALAPSHGGIETAA from the coding sequence ATGCGTCGAGTGGTCGAGCTGACGGAGTTGGGTCGAGGCATGGGTCCCCGGGTGCTGATGCTGCCCGGGTTGGGAGCACGGGGCGCGGGCTTCCAGGCGCTCGCCGAGCGGCTGGCGGAGGTGGCCCGGCCCGTTCTCGTCGAGTACCCGGAAGGACGTCTCGCGGCCCGTGGCGCGGGGGCGCTCGCCCGCCAGGTGCTCATGGCGGCCGGCGAGGCGGACGCGGTGGTGGCCAGCTCCTTCGGAGGCATGGTGGCCGGGCATCTGGCCGCGGCCGGCGCCGTGCGGGGGGTGGCCTTCCTCGGCTCCTTCACCCGGCCCGAGCACCTGGGGCTGCGCGGCAACGTCATCGCCCTGATGGGGCCCATCGCCGTCCTGGGACGCCCCGGGCCCTTCACGGCGGCCCTGGCCGCGTGGAAGCGCATTCCGACGGCGCGGGTGCCCGAGGTGGTACCCACCACCTCCCTGGAGCGGATGACCACGCTCCACCGCGCCTTCGCCATCCGCGGCGAGCCGCCTCCGCCGGAGCTGCGCGGGCTGCCCGTCTCCTGCCTGTGCATCCAGGGAGACCGCGACGTGCTGGTGCCCGCGTCCACGATGGAGCGGCTCGCGGCCTCGCTGCCTCCGGGCACGCCCCGGCACCTGCTGCGCGGGGCGGGCCACGTGCCCTACTTCACGCACCCCGAGGAGTGCGCGCGGCTGCTGACGCCGTGGTTGGACGCGCTGGCGCCCTCCCACGGCGGCATCGAGACGGCCGCCTAA
- a CDS encoding class I SAM-dependent methyltransferase, with product MAEQYDNVGSKYEQFKNTAPLPIPERHTFLKLVGDLRGKSVLDLACGAGHYTRMLKEHGAERVEGVDISPEMVQLARGKEQEQRQGIQYHVSDAAALPRLGGFDLVTAVYLLNYASTRDELLRMCRSAHTNLEAGGRFIAVTIDPQFDLSRSNWAKYGFEVLSERYENGRHVCQARFLTEPPAPIEYFRWPAATYESVLAEAGFRELTWHPFEIPAEALARFGEAFWREYQENPLLIALSCRK from the coding sequence ATGGCGGAGCAGTACGACAACGTGGGAAGCAAGTACGAGCAGTTCAAGAACACGGCCCCGCTGCCGATCCCGGAGAGGCACACCTTCCTGAAGCTCGTGGGGGATCTGCGAGGCAAGAGCGTGCTGGACCTTGCGTGCGGAGCGGGCCACTACACGCGGATGTTGAAGGAGCACGGAGCGGAGCGGGTGGAGGGAGTGGACATCTCGCCGGAGATGGTCCAGCTCGCGCGAGGCAAGGAGCAGGAGCAGCGCCAGGGAATCCAGTACCACGTCTCGGACGCGGCGGCGCTGCCCCGGCTCGGCGGCTTCGACCTGGTGACGGCCGTCTACCTGCTGAACTACGCGAGCACGAGGGACGAGCTGTTGCGAATGTGCCGGAGCGCGCATACCAACCTCGAGGCGGGAGGCCGCTTCATCGCCGTCACCATCGATCCGCAGTTCGACCTGAGCCGTTCGAACTGGGCGAAGTACGGCTTCGAGGTCCTGAGCGAGCGATACGAGAATGGGCGCCACGTCTGCCAGGCGAGGTTCCTGACGGAGCCCCCGGCGCCCATCGAGTACTTCCGCTGGCCCGCCGCCACCTACGAATCGGTGCTGGCGGAGGCGGGCTTCCGGGAGCTCACCTGGCATCCCTTCGAGATTCCCGCCGAGGCGCTCGCCAGGTTCGGCGAGGCGTTCTGGCGGGAGTACCAGGAGAACCCGCTGCTCATCGCCCTGAGCTGCCGCAAGTAG